From Debaryomyces hansenii CBS767 chromosome C complete sequence, a single genomic window includes:
- a CDS encoding DEHA2C02860p (weakly similar to CA1568|IPF7615 Candida albicans IPF7615), with amino-acid sequence MKLCTWHIIVVSYAIIYVASIPWYIFLHQFKDKVSGNIVIAFLNQNLIVRYGYFLFTAAYFSEAITYSRSELKISRSNLLKILRHYSIYTLCTVILLGWFFGPSIYERVNVLTGGYCDANTPKTGIAGQFQCIRIPGAKWIDGFDVSGHIYILSTMCLLLWESFLENLDLRHFSQQFEGYTNLRAYFSKFDYEYSPSIPTDEQGYIIQTEYSNVIRLVCLVLTVSLLIIWSMMYIVTCVFFHTLTEKLVSLIVGIAISLSITSLN; translated from the coding sequence ATGAAACTATGTACCTGGCATATCATTGTTGTCTCATATGCTATAATATATGTTGCATCGATTCCATggtatatttttcttcatcagttTAAAGATAAAGTATCTGGAAATATAGTCATAGCATTCTTAAACCAGAATCTTATAGTACGATATGGGTACTTTTTATTCACAGCAGCATACTTTAGTGAAGCAATAACATATAGTCGTTCggaattgaagatttcTCGTTCAAACCTTTTAAAGATTTTAAGGCATTACAGTATATACACATTATGTACGGTCATTTTACTTGGGTGGTTTTTTGGACCACTGATTTATGAGAGGGTTAACGTATTAACTGGAGGATATTGTGATGCTAACACACCAAAAACTGGAATTGCAGGTCAGTTTCAGTGTATTAGAATACCGGGAGCCAAGTGGATAGATGGTTTCGATGTTTCTGGACATATTTACATATTACTGACTATGTGTTTATTGCTATGGGAAAGTTTCTTAGAAAACTTAGATTTACGCCACTTTTCTCAACAGTTTGAAGGATATACAAACCTCAGAgcatatttttcaaaatttgattaCGAGTATCTGCCTTCTATTCCAACAGACGAACAAGGGTACATTATACAAACAGAGTATTCAAATGTAATTCGTTTAGTCTGTCTTGTATTAACGGTATCATTGCTTATTATATGGTCCATGATGTACATAGTTACTTGTGTATTCTTCCATACACTAACTGAAAAGCTTGTCCTGCTAATAGTAGGAATTGCAATTTCACTCTCGATAACATCCTTGAATTAA
- a CDS encoding DEHA2C02838p (similar to uniprot|Q9UVL6 Candida albicans CRP1 Copper resistance-associated P-type ATPase or uniprot|Q9P458 Candida albicans CRD1 Cu-transporting P1-type ATPase) produces MEHLHLNLDNVHCKDCEEKIYATFNKFFKTIRLDDKWSEEVDIPFNNENTVFTHIKGGKVDLYYKPKVDSVESTLQNSIKRITKHLSRTGFDVLSWEFYKKGELVLSSENIQEIQAVSDNDVNTNDWFFDLFNIWSRYKDQRQVNNHLKYCTKCSEEKNLRSSKASVSKRDSFSSDGSFETVVDKTNNEFRAVFSISGMSCASCVQSVSEIIGNFLGDKVDKVVGAELNYSVNLLSHTAVVIVPNKQIINKLIDLINDSGFECRLLEVLPVERSVNLKITAVLGGITCAACATSISSAVNELPFVLDCGINVVTKTGQFVMEEPSNKENNLETLKETIEDCGFDFQLISSTKINYTSGKKQSRSINVSVKGMFCGHCPEVITNYLSSYGEAVIIDDPITLKHPYIKFTYIPNQEKMLNIRRFLFELNHLEPSNSELGYTINNDKDGVFDCELVEPVTMDEHIRKLSKRETKRILIRLIIATIFAILTFIFGVVAMSLLPSSNDFRKWVEEPIWAGNTSRNTWVLLILSTPVYFFAADIFHRKAIKEIKSLWFNKNSFKKRIFRFGSMSLLMCLGTSIAYFASIALLILSTQQEANSNMGLHTTYFDSVVFLTFFLLIGRLLESFSKSKTAEAISNLGRLKPSQATLLEVVDIKSDPVEYTNDKVVDVNLLEANDYIRIASGESPPVDCVIIEGESKFDESALTGESTPVKHSPGHQVFSGTVNVGNNSIIAKIVSLEGDSLIDQIVNTVRDGQLRKAPIERTADLLTGYFVPIITMVALITWIIWLSLGHSGVLPDSYLDIDIGGWTVWSLEFAIAVFVIACPCGIGLAAPTALFVGSGLAAKYGILAKGGGVAFQDGANINTICFDKTGTLTYGELKVTDYAFVADGNDEPNYEEVIRHFSLQFARDLELASKHPLAKSVKAFVDNHGFKKYNIQPSQNKIPQVENVSGRGLKGHVILESVTDGSIWQKYRPTEAILGNEAMLDDNNVAITPNEQKILKKWKLECKSIILVAIKCSSLFKDEKFHLTFIMACRDQVRSETKVVIKYLQEKQHIDCYMITGDNKLTAEAIGKELNIPTENIISEVLPDEKQEQIKTLQKTKSNVVAMIGDGINDSPALATANVGIALSSGADLAVTSSDFILLNKSHPLITLVTLIDLSRVVFRRVKFNFAWSLVYNMIGIPIAAGVIYPYNNSRLNPVWASAAMAASSISVVMSSLALKLYKPRVNVDDVIQVDENLEDDAEPCETSVKSQ; encoded by the coding sequence ATGGAACATCTACATTTAAATTTAGACAATGTTCATTGCAAGGATTGCGAAGAGAAAATCTATGCTAcgtttaataaatttttcaaaactaTAAGGTTGGACGATAAATGGTCTGAGGAAGTCGATATTccttttaataatgaaaataccGTATTTACACATATCAAGGGAGGTAAGGTCGATTTGTATTATAAGCCAAAAGTTGACTCAGTAGAGTCAACTCTACAAAATTCAATCAAGAGGATCACGAAGCACTTATCGAGAACCGGATTTGATGTTTTATCGTGGgaattttataaaaaagGAGAATTGGTACTAAGCTCCGAGAATATACAAGAAATACAAGCTGTTAGTGATAATGATGTCAATACCAATGACTGgttttttgatttatttaatatttggtCCAGGTATAAAGACCAGAGACAAGTTAACAATCACTTGAAGTATTGTACCAAATGCtcagaagaaaagaatcTAAGGAGTTCGAAAGCTTCTGTCTCGAAGAGAGATAGTTTCCTGTCAGATGGGTCATTTGAAACAGTGGTTGATAAAACCAACAACGAGTTCCGTGCTGTATTTTCGATTTCAGGCATGAGCTGTGCTTCTTGTGTACAATCAGTTTCAGAAATAATTGGAAACTTTTTAGGAGACAAGGTAGATAAGGTGGTTGGGGctgaattaaattattctgTCAATTTGCTTCTGCATACGGCTGTCGTTATTGTTCCTAATAAACAGATAATCAATAAActtattgatttgattaacGATAGTGGTTTTGAGTGTCGATTATTAGAAGTTTTGCCCGTCGAGAGATCTGTTAATCTTAAGATAACAGCTGTTCTTGGTGGAATCACCTGTGCTGCTTGTGCTACCTCAATTCTGTCTGCCGTTAATGAGTTACCATTTGTATTGGACTGTGGTATTAATGTTGTTACGAAAACAGGTCAGTTTGTAATGGAAGAACcttcaaataaagaaaataatttggaaacgTTGAAGGAGACAATTGAAGATTGCGGCTTTGATTTTCAGCTAATAAGTAGTACTAAAATTAACTATACACTGGGTAAGAAACAATCCAGGTCAATTAATGTAAGTGTTAAAGGAATGTTTTGTGGTCATTGTCCGGAGGtaataacaaattatttGTCGAGTTATGGTGAGGCAGTAATAATCGATGATCCCATTACGTTAAAGCATCcatatatcaaatttacCTATATTCCTAACCAAGAGAAAATGTTGAATATAAGAAGGTTTCTCTTTGAATTGAACCATTTAGAACCTAGCAATTCTGAACTAGGGTATACGATAAACAATGATAAAGATGGTGTCTTTGATTGTGAGTTGGTGGAACCAGTCACAATGGATGAGCATATTCGTAAATTGTCAAAGCGAGAAACCAAGAGAATATTGATTAGATTGATAATCGCTACGATATTTGCAATTCTCACATTTATATTTGGTGTTGTTGCAATGTCATTGCTACCAAGTTCAAACGACTTTCGTAAATGGGTAGAGGAGCCTATATGGGCTGGTAATACTTCGCGTAATACATGGGTTTTACTTATCTTGAGTACTCCTGTGTACTTTTTTGCAGCAGATATTTTTCACAGGAAGGCTATTAAggaaataaaatcattatgGTTCAACAAAAACTCGTTTAAAAAGAGGATATTTAGGTTTGGTTCTATGAGTCTATTAATGTGCCTCGGTACTTCAATAGCATACTTTGCAAGTATAGCCTTATTGATACTAAGTACACAACAAGAAGCTAATTCTAATATGGGATTACATACTACTTATTTCGATTCAGTTGTGTTTTTGACGTTCTTTTTACTTATAGGGCGGTTATTGGAAAGTTTTTCCAAAAGTAAAACAGCGGAAGCCATTTCTAATCTCGGACGCTTAAAGCCTTCTCAAGCTACTTTACTTGAAGTAGTTGATATTAAATCTGACCCTGTCGAGTATACGAATGATAAAGTTGTGGATGTTAATCTTTTAGAGGCCAACGATTATATTCGTATTGCTTCAGGTGAATCGCCTCCCGTTGATTGTGTCATTATAGAGGGAGAATCAAAGTTTGATGAATCTGCTTTAACTGGTGAATCTACTCCTGTGAAGCATTCACCTGGGCATCAAGTATTTTCAGGAACAGTCAATGTaggaaataattcaattattgcTAAAATTGTAAGCTTGGAAGGTGATTCTTTGATCGATCAAATAGTGAATACTGTTCGTGATGGTCAATTACGTAAAGCTCCTATAGAAAGAACTGCTGATTTATTAACAGGTTACTTTGTTCCTATTATTACAATGGTAGCACTTATTACTTGGATTATTTGGTTGTCTTTAGGCCATTCAGGTGTATTGCCGGATAGCTATTTGGACATTGATATTGGTGGATGGACTGTTTGGTCTTTAGAATTTGCGATAGCCGTTTTCGTGATAGCATGCCCATGTGGAATTGGTTTGGCAGCTCCTACCGCACTTTTTGTTGGTTCAGGCTTAGCCGCAAAATATGGTATTTTGGCCAAAGGTGGAGGCGTCGCCTTTCAAGATGGGGCTAACATAAACACGATTTGTTTTGATAAGACAGGCACTTTGACTTATGGTGAACTAAAGGTCACGGACTATGCATTTGTAGCTGATGGAAATGACGAACCAAATTATGAAGAAGTGATTAGACATTTTAGTTTACAATTTGCTAGAGATTTGGAGTTGGCTTCCAAGCACCCATTAGCGAAATCAGTCAAAGCTTTTGTTGATAATCATGGgttcaagaaatataatattcaGCCATctcaaaataaaataccCCAAGTGGAGAATGTTTCAGGAAGGGGTCTTAAAGGGCATGTAATACTTGAGTCTGTGACTGATGGAAGTATTTGGCAAAAATATAGACCAACAGAAGCTATCTTGGGCAATGAGGCAATGCTTGATGACAATAATGTAGCGATTACGCCTAATGAACAAAAGATTTTAAAGAAGTGGAAGCTTGAGTGTAAATCGATTATTTTAGTTGCAATAAAGTGTTCTCTGCTCTTTAAGGATGAAAAGTTCCATTTGACTTTTATTATGGCATGTCGTGATCAGGTTAGATCTGAAACAAAGGTTGTTATCAAATACTTACAGGAGAAGCAACACATTGATTGTTATATGATTACAGGggataataaattaacaGCCGAAGCAATTGGCAAGGAACTAAATATCCCCACGGAAAATATCATTAGTGAAGTATTACCAGATGAAAAACAAGAACAGATCAAAACCCTCCAAAAAACAAAATCCAATGTTGTTGCAATGATTGGTGATGGTATAAATGATTCTCCAGCACTTGCAACAGCGAATGTTGGGATTGCGTTATCATCAGGGGCAGATTTAGCAGTGACATCAAgtgattttattttattaaataaatccCATCCTTTGATTACCTTGGTTACTTTAATTGACTTATCAAGAGTTGTTTTTAGAAGAgtaaaatttaattttgcTTGGAGTTTGGTATATAATATGATTGGAATACCTATTGCAGCCGGAGTAATCTATCCCTACAACAACTCTAGGTTAAATCCTGTTTGGGCAAGTGCTGCAATGGCAGCATCATCGATAAGTGTGGTCATGAGTAGTTTGGCGTTAAAGTTATATAAACCAAGAGTTAATGTTGATGATGTTATTcaagttgatgaaaatcTCGAAGACGACGCAGAACCATGTGAGACTTCTGTAAAATCCCAATAA
- a CDS encoding DEHA2C02882p (weakly similar to uniprot|P08465 Saccharomyces cerevisiae YNL277W MET2 L-homoserine-O-acetyltransferase): MVVNIRPISRIFQGASRVKRTDGILRSNFSTALVGLSPTPTSKKLQGSNPQLSFPCLDKLEKKTELLSSNKSCSDQSLNSLKGGPEPSYSKVLTGFKVYKSDKPIFFDNGGYLPEYEIAYETWGELNEDKSNAILIHTGLSASSHAKSQPDNTKPGWWEDFIGPGKNLDTDKYFVICTNVLGGCYGSTGPSSKDPANNDYYGTRFPIVTVNDMVRAQRELIYNELKIRKLYASVGASMGGMQSLAYAWEFPDEVNKIISISGCARSHPYSIALRHTQRQVLMSDPNWNRGFYYEKVPPHIGMKLAREIATVTYRSGPEWEYRFGRNRADDSKPAALCPDFLVETYLDHAGEKFCLEYDANSLLYVSKAMDLFDLSQTNRERARKQREIAEEKYNAAKSGSNETGTSIPKVPYQEKKEAATTTPEESLEDLRKGISKIANKDILVIGVESDILFPVWQQREIANVLRDANSGGKIEYFELGTDVSNYGHDTFLLSLDHIGEPVKKFLMH; the protein is encoded by the coding sequence ATGGTGGTTAATATAAGACCTATTTCCAGGATATTTCAGGGGGCTCTGAGAGTCAAGAGAACAGACGGTATTCTTAGaagtaatttttcaactgCATTGGTCGGCCTTTCACCTACGCCAACTTCGAAGAAACTTCAAGGATCAAATCCCCAACTATCATTTCCTTGTCTCGACAAGTTAGAGAAGAAAACAGAGCTTCTTAGttctaataaatcttgCAGCGATCAAAGTCTAAACTCGTTAAAAGGAGGTCCGGAACCGTCCTACTCTAAGGTGCTTACCGGATTTAAAGTTTATAAATCTGATAAACCTATTTTTTTTGACAATGGTGGATATTTGCCAGAGTATGAAATAGCGTATGAAACATGGGGAGAATTGAACGAAGATAAGAGTAATGCGATCTTGATCCATACTGGGTTGTCGGCATCTTCGCACGCTAAATCACAACCTGATAATACTAAACCAGGGTGGTGGGAGGATTTTATTGGTCCAGGAAAGAACTTAGATACTGATAAGTACTTTGTAATCTGTACCAACGTCTTAGGTGGCTGTTATGGATCGACTGGTCCATCGTCGAAAGACCCTGCAAATAACGATTATTATGGTACACGTTTTCCAATTGTAACAGTGAATGATATGGTGAGAGCCCAACGggaattaatatataatgagcttaaaattagaaaacttTATGCTTCGGTCGGTGCATCGATGGGTGGAATGCAATCTTTGGCGTATGCCTGGGAATTCCCTGATGAAGTTAACAAAATTATATCTATTAGTGGTTGTGCTAGATCGCATCCATATTCTATAGCCTTACGTCATACACAAAGACAGGTCCTAATGAGTGACCCTAACTGGAATAGAGGTTTCTACTACGAAAAAGTCCCTCCTCACATAGGTATGAAATTAGCTAGAGAAATTGCTACTGTTACGTATCGTTCCGGTCCTGAATGGGAATATAGATTTGGAAGAAATAGAGCAGATGACTCTAAACCAGCAGCTTTATGTCCTGATTTCTTGGTGGAAACATACCTTGATCATGCTGGAGAGAAGTTCTGTTTGGAATATGACGCTAACTCGTTGTTGTATGTCCTGAAGGCAATGGACTTGTTTGATTTAAGTCAGACTAATAGAGAAAGAGCTCGCAAACAGAGAGAAATAGCCGAAGAGAAGTATAATGCTGCTAAGTCTGGTTCCAATGAAACTGGCACTTCTATTCCTAAAGTACCGTATCAGGAAAAAAAGGAAGCTGCGACTACGACTCCAGAAGAATCTTTGGAAGACTTACGTAAGGGTATCAGCAAAATTGCTAACAAAGATATATTGGTTATTGGTGTTGAGTCTGATATACTCTTCCCAGTTTGGCAACAACGTGAAATTGCTAATGTATTAAGGGACGCAAATAGTGGTGGTAAAATCGAATACTTTGAACTAGGTACCGATGTTAGTAATTACGGGCATGATACGTTCCTTTTAAGTTTAGATCATATAGGCGAACCAGTtaaaaaattcttgatgCATTAG
- a CDS encoding DEHA2C02816p (similar to uniprot|P35182 Saccharomyces cerevisiae YDL006W PTC1 Type 2C protein phosphatase (PP2C)): MSNLQAAAEPTNDPFYGLSFKVGVAENKNVTYRAKMEDVHTYVANFAEKLDWGYFAIFDGHAGKQTARWCGNNLHTLLEHEIISNEDGNSNNLPNQGNEVDNSAPLSSKCFMQDYLNTTFIKADELIEKEKNGSAGCTAAVAVLRWETDDSKVLPESSQPPENNSGFDFMPSPNHRRMLYTSNVGDSRIVLYRKGKSYRLTYDHKATDSNEINRIRDSGGLIMKNRVNGVLAVTRSLGDSYMKDLVIGNPFTTATEITDEDEFMILACDGVWDVISDIKACQFVAETFKKDGDDQQSAAKKLCQLAMDNSTTDNVTVMIVKFDRKVFASQQNTV; the protein is encoded by the coding sequence ATGTCAAACTTACAGGCTGCTGCAGAGCCTACGAATGATCCATTTTATGGACTTTCCTTTAAAGTTGGAGTAGcggaaaataaaaatgtaaCTTATAGAGCCAAAATGGAGGACGTACATACGTATGTCGCTAACTTtgctgaaaaattggatTGGGGTTATTTTGCTATATTTGATGGGCATGCTGGTAAACAGACGGCTAGATGGTGTGGGAATAATTTGCACACCTTGCTAGAACATGAAATTATATCCAATGAAGATGGTAATTCCAACAATCTACCAAATCAGGGGAATGAGGTGGATAATTCTGCTCCGTTGTCAAGTAAATGTTTCATGCaagattatttgaataccACTTTCATCAAAGCAGACGAACTTAtagaaaaggaaaagaatGGCTCTGCAGGGTGCACTGCGGCTGTAGCGGTGCTCAGATGGGAAACAGACGATTCGAAGGTATTGCCAGAGTCGTCACAGCCACCTGAAAATAACAGTGGATTTGACTTTATGCCATCACCCAACCATAGAAGAATGTTATATACTTCGAATGTTGGTGATCTGCGTATCGTTTTATATCGAAAAGGGAAATCGTACCGCTTGACATATGACCATAAAGCAACCGAttctaatgaaataaatagaatCAGAGATTCAGGCGgtttaataatgaaaaatagaGTAAATGGCGTATTAGCTGTTACGAGGTCATTAGGTGATTCGTACATGAAAGATTTAGTAATTGGAAATCCATTTACTACTGCAACTGAAATAACTGATGAGGATGAGTTTATGATCTTGGCGTGTGATGGCGTATGGGATGTTATATCTGATATAAAAGCTTGCCAGTTCGTAGCAGAAACATTCAAAAAGGACGGCGATGATCAGCAACTGGCGGCAAAGAAACTTTGTCAATTAGCCATGGACAATTCAACCACAGACAATGTCACTGTGATGATTGTTAAGTTCGATAGAAAAGTATTTGCTTCTCAACAAAATACTGTCTAA
- a CDS encoding DEHA2C02794p (highly similar to CA4723|IPF18177 Candida albicans IPF18177), with protein sequence MAIEIPYKTENEPEVGFIEFDKANFKTVTWKAPESVPYKGRIVYVHGFSEHATIYTEYFDKLSQKGYDIFFFDQRGAGETSPGDQVGKTDEAHTFNDLDFMIKHNLEFKKDPSEKFFLMGHSMGGAIVLNYAIKGKYREHIKGVVSCAPLVLLHPKTQPNFVVRALSPLINKLVPNLKIDSKLNYDYITSNEGWKNYIMHHDTKLIGTARQFFDMFARGEALTKPEFVCKFNPETSLLVIHGTNDNINWIEGTKKFYNLVDDKIDKSFFKIKDGRHSLFIENEIIFKDVFDKVLTFLNNH encoded by the coding sequence ATGGCAATTGAAATCCCTTATAAGACGGAAAATGAACCAGAAGTTggttttattgaatttgataaggCTAACTTTAAAACAGTTACTTGGAAAGCACCGGAATCAGTTCCATATAAAGGCAGAATAGTCTATGTCCACGGATTTAGTGAACATGCTACTATTTATACTGAAtactttgataaattgtcTCAAAAAGGATACgatatttttttcttcgaTCAGAGAGGAGCTGGCGAAACATCTCCGGGTGATCAGGTTGGTAAAACAGATGAAGCACATACATTCAATGATTTGGACTTTATGATCAAACATAACCTCGAATTCAAAAAAGACCCATCAGAAAAGTTCTTCTTAATGGGGCACCTGATGGGCGGTGCTATTGTGTTGAATTATGCTATCAAAGGTAAATATAGAGAACACATCAAGGGTGTGGTTTCCTGTGCACCATTAGTATTGTTGCACCCTAAAACCCAACCAAATTTTGTTGTGAGAGCACTCTCAccattaattaataaattggtGCCTAATTTAAAGATAGACTCTAAATTAAACTACGACTACATTACTTCGAATGAGGGCTGGAAGAACTATATCATGCACCACGATACTAAATTAATTGGAACTGCAAGACAATTTTTTGACATGTTTGCCCGTGGTGAAGCGCTAACTAAGCCTGAATTTGTGTGTAAGTTCAATCCGGAAACCTCTCTACTTGTAATTCACGGTACGAATGATAACATCAATTGGATCGAAGGTACCAAGAAGTTCTACAACTTGGTAGATGATAAGATCGACAAATCcttctttaaaattaaagacGGTAGACACTCCctatttattgaaaatgaaattatttttaaagaTGTTTTTGATAAAGTTTTGACCTTCTTGAACAATCATTAG
- a CDS encoding DEHA2C02904p (highly similar to uniprot|P38869 Saccharomyces cerevisiae YHR181W SVP26 Component of Sed5p vesicles), producing the protein MFLELLSYVGLVVGFVFLVLAIASGLYYISELVEEHSEPTKRFLTRLIYVISGVLVLLLIFDKFPFKLTVFSIFSYYVYLQNLQKFPYVQLTSPIFLASCILVVLNHFLWFDHFHNPYIPPLEIRLKPDYEPPHIPSFVEVCSFFGLCVWLVPFALFVSLSAHDNLLPHHMEAPNSKDKKKNNGLAKVVVANLREYVYSISRRLGYELDPNHGTIV; encoded by the coding sequence ATGTTTCTTGAACTTCTTTCCTATGTCGGTTTAGTTGTGGGATTTGTATTCCTTGTGTTAGCCATTGCATCAGGATTATACTATATATCTGAATTAGTTGAGGAACATTCTGAACCTACTAAGCGATTCTTAACGAGATTGATATATGTTATAAGTGGGGTTTTAGTTTTGTTATTAATCTTTGATAAGTTCCCTTTTAAATTGACAGTGTTTTCAATCTTCTCCTATTATGtttatttgcaaaatttgcAAAAGTTCCCATATGTTCAATTGACTTCTCCAATTTTCCTAGCATCATGTATACTAGTTGTATTGAATCATTTCTTATGGTTTGACCACTTCCACAACCCATACATTCCACCATTGGAAATCCGTTTGAAACCAGATTACGAGCCACCACATATTCCGTCATTTGTCGAGGTTTGCTCGTTCTTTGGATTATGTGTTTGGCTTGTTCCATTTGCGTTGTTCGTAAGCTTGAGTGCTCATGATAATTTATTGCCGCATCATATGGAAGCTCCAAATTCAAAGgataaaaagaagaataatggTTTGGCAAAGGTTGTTGTTGCAAACTTAAGAGAATATGTTTATTCAATCAGTCGAAGATTAGGTTATGAATTAGATCCTAATCATGGTACAATTGTATAA